The genomic stretch CGTATCCCCCCGGAACAGGCCCAGGCCCTGCGCGAGCAAGGTGCCGTGGTGGTCGACGTCCGTGACCCAGCCACATTCGCGGCGCTGCACATCAGCGGCTCGAAGCATCTGGACAATCATTCCCTGCACGCCTTCATCCAAGGGGCCGACCTCGATGCCCCGACTGTCGTGGTCTGCTATCACGGCAACTCGAGCCAGGGTGCCGCGGCGTATCTCGTGAGCCAGGGCTTCTCCGACGTCTACAGCATGGACGGTGGCTTCGAGCTGTGGCGTACGACTTTTCCTTCGGAAACCGCGCAAGGCACCTCCGAATAATTTTTTTGTAACGTGCAAGCCCCGGCTCCCGT from Pseudomonas allokribbensis encodes the following:
- the glpE gene encoding thiosulfate sulfurtransferase GlpE — translated: MSEFKRIPPEQAQALREQGAVVVDVRDPATFAALHISGSKHLDNHSLHAFIQGADLDAPTVVVCYHGNSSQGAAAYLVSQGFSDVYSMDGGFELWRTTFPSETAQGTSE